One window from the genome of Podospora pseudocomata strain CBS 415.72m chromosome 6, whole genome shotgun sequence encodes:
- a CDS encoding hypothetical protein (antiSMASH:Cluster_4): MTARTQSQKHHERKTGEIPPPPESLFHELTLVVENNQDKAPNMPNNQDHPAGSPEYQAGCRPDLPKVPKVDAMMMAVLWTIPAGTRKYVDQHRGEKNLPFALVVLGGTYNLPRLAPFNPRNGTCSQYRTNQNTSGMHRERMRKVTSPVRVWILM; the protein is encoded by the exons ATGACAGCTCGGACACAAAGCCAGAAGCATCACGAGCGCAAGACAGGCGAgatacctcctcctccagagaGCCTCTTTCATGAACTCACGCTGGTGGTCGAAAATAATCAAGACAAGGCTCCCAACATGCCAAACAACCAGGACCACCCTGCGGGCAGTCCAGAGTACCAGGCAGGCTGCCGCCCAGATCTTCCAAAAGTACCAAAGGTGGAcgcgatgatgatggcggtgcTCTGGACGATTCCAGCGGGCACAAGAAAATAC GTAGATCAGCACCGCGGTGAAAAGAACCTCCCATTTGCACTT GTGGTTCTGGGGGGCACGTATAACCTGCCGAGACTGGCTCCGTTCAACCCGAGGAATGGGACCTGCAGCCAGTACAGGACGAACCAAAACACGTCGGGGATGCAcagggagaggatgagaaaGGTGACGAGTCCGGTAAGGGTGTGGATCCTGATGTAG
- a CDS encoding hypothetical protein (COG:S; antiSMASH:Cluster_4; EggNog:ENOG503P3D7) — MNFLSAFRAPTRLEAQWFKVGLVSSFPDLGIDEEDTHTLAHTRTCNTDTAPGCKVFHIPKDDPSSGNEVPVPENEAAGDMTDQVLVFKRKGTFHAIDHQCPHSSFPLSQGLPFDIEDFGIVLSAGITCPKHGWSFDLFSGRADRGNYKLKVWEVQLRDAANDASDKEVWVRRKQRIG; from the exons ATGAACTTTTTATCTGCTTTCCGAGCTCCTACTAGGCTAGAAGCTCAATGGTTCAAGGTGGGCCTTGTCTCGTCATTTCCCGATCTTGGcattgacgaggaagacacCCACACCTTGGCGCACACTCGAACATGCAACACCGACACAGCACCGGGATGCAAAGTCTTCCATATACCAAAAGATGATCCTTCCTCTGGAAATGAAGTTCCAGTCCCGGAGAATGAAGCCGCTGGCGACATGACAGACCAGGTCTTGGTTTTCAAACGGAAGGGAACCTTCCATGCTATCGACCAT CAATGTCCACATTCATCCTTCCCGCTTTCTCAAGGCCTGCCCTTTGACATTGAAGACTTTGGCATTGTCCTGAGTGCGGGAATCACCTGCCCAAAGCATGGCTGGTCCTTCGACCTGTTCTCTGGAAGGGCAGACAGGGGGAACTACAAGCTCAAGGTCTGGGAGGTACAACTACGAGATGCCGCCAACGATGCCTCGGACAAAGAAGTATGGGTGAGAAGAAAGCAGAGGATCGGGTAA
- a CDS encoding hypothetical protein (antiSMASH:Cluster_4), whose translation MAPKRYNNKAPKAPKAPKNHKTTSKVKKVQAPITTRVTRSRARESGEELVSLDMYASTRTRRKTTKATVTNPTVINTTVNNPTVDTPTVNSTAVTNTTVTIEIKVTPSKAPGTEEIKLNPPTKRKASTETPRDLESPPRKLARNGRAPKSPSSPKKTPTEKQVGQPPVTQTEVPATQTEKVTQVDPNSSTSSSGIGSVSVGSSNFASPAGSEKSDSTGGISSLNSGSNSEKNPSSPGSPNKPPSDSGSDSNPQNLDRAPFPAHTNGFFTALVSLLEIADNVRGLKQTIDETPGVSPNWADSERYSRYSSSTESSLYSF comes from the coding sequence ATGGCCCCCAAGAGGTATAACAACAAGGCCCCCAAGGCCCCCAAGGCTCCAAAAAACCACAAAACCACCTCCAAGGTCAAGAAGGTGCAGGCACCTATCACTACCCGTGTGACACGCTCTAGAGCCCGTGAGtctggggaggagttggtctCTCTTGACATGTATGCATCGACTCGAACCCGAAGAAAGACAACTAAAGCCACCGTCACTAATCCAACGGTCATTAACACCACGGTTAATAACCCTACGGTTGACACCCCTACGGTTAACAGCACCGCGGTTACCAACACCACGGTTACCATTGAGATCAAGGTAACACCGTCAAAGGCGCCAGGCACAGAAGAGATCAAACTGAATCCACCCACCAAGAGAAAGGCGTCCACCGAAACACCTCGTGACTTGGAATCGCCTCCTAGAAAATTGGCGAGGAATGGCCGCGCACCAAAGTCGCCTTCTAGTCCTAAGAAAACGCCCACCGAGAAACAGGTGGGTCAACCCCCGGTTACTCAGACAGAGGTCCCGGCTACTCAGACAGAGAAAGTAACCCAGGTAGACCCGAACTCTTCtaccagcagcagtggcaTTGGTTCTGTCAGCGTTGGCAGCTCCAACTTTGCAAGCCCCGCGGGAAGCGAGAAAAGTGACAGCACCGGTGGTATCAGTTCTCTCAACAGTGGCTCTAACTCTGAGAAGAACCCCAGCTCTCCCGGTTCTCCCAACAAGCCTCCTAGTGATTCTGGGTCCGACTCTAACCCTCAGAATCTTGACCGGGCTCCTTTCCCAGCTCATACTAATGGTTTCTTTACTGCTCTTGTTTCCCTGCTCGAGATTGCTGACAATGTTCGCGGCTTGAAGCAGACAATTGATGAAACGCCTGGGGTGTCTCCTAACTGGGCCGACTCCGAGCGGTACTCCCGCTACTCCTCATCCACTGAATCAAGCCTCTACAGTTTCTAG
- the IRC5 gene encoding putative ATPase (COG:A; EggNog:ENOG503NX78; antiSMASH:Cluster_4), with product MASADTMEAEKPKMSYTKLREEQILAAEEEKAHLANLKAEEKRKKKWKRRPLTKEEREAKGKDLDALLAQSAAFSSILTDKTKVLGRVGTGLDGKTLGEHDLTMAKQPKCLVGGTMRDYQLEGLTWMYEICVQGMSGILADEMGLGKTIQTISLIALLREQENYLGPHLIVAPLSTLSNWMNEFHKWVPSIPVCMYHGTPEQRIGIFKNQINKHLVGGRPTNKFPVVCTTYEMVIRDRANLSKINWEFIIIDEGHRMKNFDSKLFRELKTFTSATRLLITGTPLQNNLKELWSLLNFLLPKIFSDWESFESWFDFSDLEDEEGTEEFIADKAKQELVKKMHVVLQPLLLRRVKADVAKYLPKKREYVLYAPMTREQTDLYNAISDKNIDTRAYLENKVVERLTAANSSALSPSRSTRSSRSSSVKPDTESEVTSSTARTSPMSVKMEEPPAPPAKKNAFALMMGKRPSGRPPKAATLAKKQGAAAEAVLPIRESPRKGSTKRKASPAPQSPAPKSVKSSRQSTPSSVRGRPRRGRKSYKDADSDDDMLDDDAFEAKLAKQLEAETELQAHNGLDEDTDEFERAKTLELAKREISLKKLGNPVMQLRLVCNSPHHFYDCEADESIVTASGKMLLLDRLLPALFERGHKVLIFSQFNKQLDLLESYCADLRGWPVCRIDGSVAQEDRQAQIEDFNKDPELKIFLLTTRAGGQGINLASADTVILFDSDWNPQQDLQAQDRAHRIGQTRPVVVYRLATKDTVEDELLGSADAKRRLEKLVIKKGGFRTMGQKIDMREDLDKETLKALLLKDGQVYKFSGDKEVLSDADIEVLCDRSDEAYERAAAGEGNAGVYKVVETKADGITETGKQ from the exons ATGGCGTCCGCCGATACGATGGAAGCCGAGAAGCCCAAAATGAGCTACACCAAGCTGAGAGAGGAGCAAATActcgccgccgaggaggaaaaggcccACCTCGCGAAtctcaaggctgaggagaagcGCAAGAAGAAATGGAAGCGAAGACCCTTGACAAAGGAGGAGCGTGAGGCTAAGGGAAAGGACCTGGATGCTCTTCTCGCCCAGAGTGCAGCGTTTAGCAGCATTCTTACAGACAAGACCAAAGTCCTCGGCCGAGTTGGAACAGGCTTGGATGGCAAGACACTGGGAGAACATGACTTGACCATGGCCAAGCAGCCCAAGTGCTTGGTTGGCGGCACCATGCGAGACTACCAGTTGGAGGGTCTTACTTGGATGTACGAGATTTGCGTACAGGGAATGAGTGGCATTTTGGCTGACGAGATGGGTCTCG GCAAAACCATTCAAACCATCTCCCTGATTGCTCTCCTCCGCGAGCAAGAAAATTACCTCGGTCCACATCTGATTGTTGCTCCGTTGAGTACACTATCGAACTGGATGAATGAGTTTCACAAATGGGTCCCCTCAATCCCTGTTTGCATGTACCACGGCACCCCCGAGCAGCGTATCGGCATTTTCAAGAACCAGATCAACAAACATCTCGTGGGAGGCAGACCTACGAATAAGTTTCCCGTCGTCTGCACGACCTATGAGATGGTCATCCGTGACCGTGCCAACCTTTCCAAGATAAATTGGGAGTTTATCATCATTGACGAGGGTCACCGGATGAAGAACTTTGACTCCAAGCTGTTCCGGGAACTCAAGACATTCACCTCTGCCACCCGACTCCTGATTACCGGCACTCCTCTTCAGAACAACCTCAAGGAGCTGTGGTCATTGCTGAACTTTTTGTTGCCCAAGATCTTCAGTGATTGGGAGTCCTTCGAGAGCTGGTTCGACTTTAGTGAcctcgaggatgaagaaggaacCGAAGAGTTCATTGCTGATAAGGCCAAGCAAGAACTCGTCAAGAAGATGCACGTGGTGTTGCAGCCTTTGCTTCTGCGCAGAGTCAAGGCTGATGTCGCCAAGTACCTGCCCAAAAAGAGAGAGTATGTTTTGTATGCGCCGATGACCAGGGAGCAGACAGACTTGTACAACGCTATCAGCGATAAGAATATCGACACTCGGGCCTACTTGGAAAACAAGGTCGTGGAGAGGCTCACAGCTGCCAACAGCTCAGCATTATCGCCCAGTCGCAGCACACGCTCCTCTAGGTCAAGCAGCGTGAAGCCAGACACGGAGAGTGAGGTCACATCATCGACCGCAAGGACAAGCCCGATGTCAGTCAAGATGGAAgagccaccagctcctccagcgaAGAAGAATGCCTTTGCCCTCATGATGGGAAAGCGACCTAGTGGGCGTCCTCCCAAAGCAGCAACCCTGGCTAAGAAACAAGGTGCTGCGGCAGAAGCTGTCCTTCCGATTCGCGAATCACCACGGAAGGGCAGCACCAAGCGCAAGGCCTCACCAGCACCGCAGTCTCCCGCCCCCAAGAGCGTCAAGTCAAGTCGTCAGTCCACCCCTAGTAGTGTCCGCGGCCGACCACGACGAGGCCGCAAATCCTACAAAGACGCCGATTCAGACGACGACAtgctcgacgacgacgccttTGAGGCCAAGTTGGCCAAACAACTCGAGGCGGAAACCGAACTGCAGGCACATAATGGCCTCGACGAAGACACCGATGAATTCGAACGAGCCAAAACCCTCGAGCTTGCCAAACGCGAGATCTCCCTCAAGAAACTCGGCAACCCCGTCATGCAGCTCCGTCTGGTGTGCAACTCCCCCCATCACTTTTACGACTGCGAAGCGGACGAGTCCATCGTCACTGCTTCAGGGAAGAtgctgcttcttgacagGTTACTCCCCGCCTTGTTTGAGCGCGGCCACAAGGTACTCATCTTCAGCCAGTTCAACAAGCAGCTTGATCTGCTCGAGTCGTACTGCGCCGACCTGCGCGGGTGGCCGGTATGTCGCATCGATGGGTCAGTAGCGCAGGAGGACCGCCAGGCGCAGATTGAGGATTTCAACAAGGACCCTGAGCTCAAGATCTTCTTGTTGACCACGAGGGCAGGGGGGCAGGGCATCAACCTTGCTTCGGCTGACACCGTCATCTTGTTTGATAGTGACTGGAACCCGCAGCAGGATTTACAAGCGCAAGATCGCGCTCACAGGATTGGTCAGACAAGACCGGTGGTTGTGTACCGGTTGGCTACCAAGGACACGGTAGAGGACGAGCTATTGGGGAGTGCAGACGCAAAGAGACGGTTGGAGAAGCTGGTGATCAAAAAGGGTGGGTTCAGGACGATGGGGCAAAAGATTGACATGAGAGAGGACTTGGACAAGGAAACACTCAaggcgctgctgctgaagGATGGGCAGGTGTACAAGTTTAGTGGGGACAAGGAGGTGCTCAGTGATGCTGATATTGAGGTGTTGTGTGATAGGAGTGATGAGGCTTATGAGCGGGCTGCGGCGGGTGAGGGTAATGCGGGTGTGTACAAGGTTGTTGAGACAAAGGCTGATGGGATTACGGAGACGGGGAAGCAGTGA